TTGGCTAATTCTCCTGTCACTAATCTTTCTAGAAATCCTGAAAGAAGATTGGATTTAACAATTTGTGTAAGCTATGATTCTGACATTGATTTAGTTAAAAAAACTCTTAAGGATATAGCTGACAATCATCCTCAGATATTACATGAGAAACCTTATATAATTAGACTTTTATCTCATAATTCTAGCTCTTTAGATTTTGTTTTTAAAGTATGGACTCCAACTCTTAATTACTGGAACGTTAAATTTGATTTAATGGAAGAAGTTGTTTTGAAATTTAGAGAAAATGATATTGAAATTCCATATAATAAACTTGATATTTATAACAAAACTCTTGATATTAATAAATAAATTAATTGAAATTTAAAAAACAAATGCTAACTTTTAAAAAGTTAGCATTTGTTTTTTTTAGTGATATTGCGTTTTTTCAAAACATTTTGTAGACTAATCAAAAACAAAAAAATATTTTTTTCCTTTCTTTTTCGTTGGAAATGTGATAAAATAATGCAAATTAAAAAAGTAGTATTTTTTAAGTCTTCTTGTTTATATATTTGATATATACTAGATATTGTAGGGGGGGAAAAATGTTTGATAAATGGAAAGAATTAAGTTTAGTTAAAAAAATTATAATAGGGTTGGTAGTGGGTATTCTTCTTGCAATTATTGCTCCAGAAAAATTACAACCAATTGAACTATTTGGAACATTGTTTGTTGGGGCCTTAAAAGCTGTTGCTCCAATTTTAGTATTTTTCTTAGTAATTTCAGCTGTTGCACAACACAAACCTGGACAAAAGACAAATATGAAATCAGTTGTTAGTTTATATTTGATTGGGACTCTTTCTGCTGGAATAGTTTCTGTAGTTGCTAGTTTCTTATTTAAAGTTAAAATTACATTGGTAGAAGGTGTTCAAAGTATTTCACCACCAAGTGGTGTATCAGAAGTATTAAAAAAATTATTATTGAATCTTGTTGATAACCCAATTAATGCATTGGGAAATGCTAACTATATTGGAATTTTAGTTTGGGCTCTTCTTTTAGGAATTGCTTTAAAACATGCTCCAGATTCAACAAAAATTATGGTATCTAATTTTTCAGATGCCCTTTCTCAAATTGTTAAATGGGTAATTGGTTTAGCTCCATTTGGAATTGCTGGATTAGTATTTACATCTATATCAACTAGTGGACTATCATCATTGTTACAATACGGTAGATTACTTGCTCTTTTATTAGGAGCTATGGGATTTATGGCTTTAGTAATCAATCCATTAATTGCATTTGTTATGATTAAAGAGAATCCTTATCCTTTAGTTTTTAAATGTTTAAGACAAAGTGGAATTACTGCTTTCTTCACAAGAAGTTCTGCAGCAAATATTCCTGTTAATATGGAATTATGTGAAGAATTAAATCTTGATAAAGATATGTATTCTGTTTCTATTCCTCTTGGAGCTACAATTAATATGGCTGGTGCTGCAATCACTATCTCAATATTAACTTTAGCTGCTGTTAATACACTAGGAATTAGAGTTGATTTTGGAACTGCAGTTATACTAAGTGTTTTGTCTGCTGTTAGTGCTTGCGGAGCTTCTGGAGTTGCTGGTGGATCTCTTTTACTAATACCATTAGCATGTAGTTTATTTGGAATTCCAAATGATGTTGCTATGCAAGTTGTTGGAGTTGGATTCATTATTGGAGTAATACAAGATTCAGCTGAAACTGGTTTAAATTCTTCTACAGATGTTTTATTTACAGCTGTTGCAGAATTTGCAAAGTGGAAAAGAGAAGGAAGAAAAATAAATATTAATCCAATTAAAGCAAAATAAAAAATAATACATTAATAAATTAACAGGTATTTAGATCAATTTCTAAATACCTTTTTTATATTACAAATAAATTATCAATGGCTGAAGCTTCTAAAATAAAATGGAAGGATGTTTTTATACTCTTTTTAAATGAATTTTTTAGGTTGATATTGTTATTATAGATAGATAGATATTAAAAAATATAATATAATATGATTAAAGGAAGTTATTAAATAATAAATAACAAAATACTCAATATGACAACGAATTTGTAAATAGCCTCTTTTATAAATTCAAAATAAGTACTTATGGATGCAGTTAATATCTTAATTTTTCAGGTATTATGATTTCTAATTTAACAAGAGATGAATTTGTAACTTAATATTTTAAATATATTTATTATAAACTGATACTAATGTTACGTTATGTATAATTGTGTTAATTGTTA
This genomic stretch from Fusobacterium sp. IOR10 harbors:
- the sstT gene encoding serine/threonine transporter SstT, whose translation is MFDKWKELSLVKKIIIGLVVGILLAIIAPEKLQPIELFGTLFVGALKAVAPILVFFLVISAVAQHKPGQKTNMKSVVSLYLIGTLSAGIVSVVASFLFKVKITLVEGVQSISPPSGVSEVLKKLLLNLVDNPINALGNANYIGILVWALLLGIALKHAPDSTKIMVSNFSDALSQIVKWVIGLAPFGIAGLVFTSISTSGLSSLLQYGRLLALLLGAMGFMALVINPLIAFVMIKENPYPLVFKCLRQSGITAFFTRSSAANIPVNMELCEELNLDKDMYSVSIPLGATINMAGAAITISILTLAAVNTLGIRVDFGTAVILSVLSAVSACGASGVAGGSLLLIPLACSLFGIPNDVAMQVVGVGFIIGVIQDSAETGLNSSTDVLFTAVAEFAKWKREGRKININPIKAK